A genomic stretch from Eubacterium sulci ATCC 35585 includes:
- the rplL gene encoding 50S ribosomal protein L7/L12 (present in two forms; L12 is normal, while L7 is aminoacylated at the N-terminal serine; the only multicopy ribosomal protein; 4:1 ratio of L7/L12 per ribosome; two L12 dimers bind L10; critically important for translation efficiency and fidelity; stimulates GTPase activity of translation factors), which produces MDKDKIIEAIKGMTVLELNELVKACEEEFGVSAAAPVAVAGAVAGGDAGAEQTEFNVVLAEVGAEKIKVIKVVREITGLGLKEAKALVDGAPGVLKEGVEKAEADAMKAQLEEVGAKVELK; this is translated from the coding sequence ATGGATAAGGATAAGATCATAGAAGCCATCAAAGGTATGACAGTACTAGAGCTAAATGAGCTCGTTAAAGCATGTGAAGAAGAGTTCGGCGTATCTGCTGCTGCTCCTGTAGCTGTAGCTGGTGCTGTAGCTGGTGGAGATGCTGGCGCTGAGCAGACAGAGTTCAACGTTGTACTTGCAGAAGTAGGTGCAGAGAAGATTAAGGTTATCAAGGTTGTAAGAGAAATTACAGGTCTTGGACTTAAGGAAGCTAAGGCTCTTGTAGACGGAGCTCCTGGCGTTCTAAAGGAAGGCGTTGAGAAGGCTGAAGCTGATGCAATGAAGGCTCAGCTTGAGGAAGTTGGCGCAAAGGTAGAACTTAAATAG
- a CDS encoding CAAX protease, which yields MDSKYIKSNIFPIIVESLFILACLFFRKYCIYIFFLFYIALAVYFKQRKDFSIKEWLNSVKKGRIFWKQVLLTILFCAHAFAFTNVLSNIFPQLNNGMIKLRVNNWFKLILFTFSTIILPPIVEESFYRKNLISFKNRRILVLTTLFSMFLYALEHALAIWGIFLCMIWALPLSISYIKTKNIYVVMTAHFICNIVVNGMAIVKLCFFLLH from the coding sequence ATGGATAGTAAGTACATAAAATCAAATATCTTCCCGATTATTGTGGAAAGCTTATTTATATTAGCGTGCTTGTTCTTTCGAAAATATTGTATATATATATTTTTTTTATTTTATATAGCACTGGCAGTATATTTCAAGCAGAGAAAAGATTTTTCAATCAAAGAATGGTTGAATTCCGTAAAAAAAGGACGCATTTTTTGGAAGCAAGTTCTGCTTACAATACTGTTCTGCGCTCATGCTTTTGCATTTACAAACGTCTTATCTAATATATTTCCACAACTTAATAACGGAATGATTAAGTTAAGAGTAAATAATTGGTTCAAGCTTATTCTATTTACATTTTCTACAATAATCCTACCACCAATTGTAGAAGAAAGTTTCTACAGGAAGAATCTCATATCATTCAAAAACAGAAGAATATTGGTTTTAACAACTCTTTTTAGTATGTTTTTATATGCTTTGGAACATGCACTTGCAATTTGGGGAATATTTCTATGTATGATATGGGCTTTGCCATTAAGCATTTCCTATATTAAAACTAAGAATATATATGTTGTGATGACCGCACATTTTATATGTAACATTGTTGTAAACGGTATGGCGATTGTAAAGTTATGTTTTTTTCTACTACATTGA
- a CDS encoding 50S ribosomal protein L10 produces MSDVAKQQKQLVIDEIKAKLDGAQSAILVDYMGITVEQADKMRRALREADVDYTVYKNTLVKRAIEGTDFESLKDHLAGPSAIAISKTDATAPARTLNGLIKEIPAVEFKAGVVEGTFYDKAGVEAIANIPSRDELIAKFMGSIQSPVSTFVRTLQAVADAKTE; encoded by the coding sequence ATGTCAGACGTAGCAAAACAACAGAAACAGCTAGTAATCGACGAGATTAAAGCTAAACTTGACGGAGCACAGTCTGCAATCCTTGTTGATTACATGGGAATCACAGTAGAGCAGGCAGACAAGATGAGAAGAGCTCTTCGTGAGGCAGATGTCGACTACACTGTATATAAGAATACTCTCGTAAAGAGAGCAATCGAAGGAACAGACTTCGAGTCATTGAAGGACCACCTTGCAGGACCAAGCGCTATTGCAATCAGCAAGACTGATGCAACAGCTCCAGCAAGAACACTTAACGGTCTAATTAAGGAAATCCCAGCAGTAGAATTCAAGGCAGGTGTTGTAGAAGGAACATTCTATGACAAGGCAGGCGTTGAAGCTATCGCTAACATTCCTTCAAGAGATGAGCTTATTGCTAAGTTCATGGGAAGCATTCAGTCACCAGTTTCAACATTTGTTAGAACACTTCAGGCTGTTGCTGATGCAAAAACAGAATAG
- a CDS encoding 50S ribosomal protein L1 produces the protein MPKRGKGYKNVAEKVDRATLYDVPGAMAKVVETGHAKFDETVEVHIRLGVDGRHADQQVRGALVLPHGTGKEVKVLVFAKGAKAEEAEKAGADYVGADELAQKIQSENWFDFDVVVATPDMMGVVGKLGRVLGPKGLMPNPKSGTVTMDLERALADIKAGKVEYRLDRQNIVHTIIGKKSFGPEKLQENFKALIEAIIKAKPATAKGQYMKSISVSTTMGPGIKVNPAILD, from the coding sequence ATGCCAAAGAGAGGTAAGGGCTACAAGAACGTAGCAGAGAAAGTAGATAGAGCTACTTTATACGATGTACCTGGCGCTATGGCTAAGGTCGTAGAGACAGGACATGCAAAATTTGATGAAACAGTAGAAGTCCACATCAGACTTGGTGTAGACGGAAGACACGCTGACCAGCAGGTAAGAGGAGCACTTGTACTTCCACACGGAACAGGTAAGGAAGTAAAGGTTCTCGTTTTCGCTAAGGGTGCTAAGGCAGAAGAGGCGGAAAAGGCTGGAGCAGATTATGTAGGAGCAGATGAACTCGCTCAGAAGATCCAGAGTGAAAACTGGTTTGACTTCGATGTAGTAGTTGCTACACCGGACATGATGGGTGTTGTAGGTAAGCTAGGACGTGTACTCGGACCTAAGGGACTTATGCCAAACCCAAAATCAGGAACAGTTACAATGGACCTAGAGAGAGCATTGGCTGACATTAAGGCAGGTAAGGTTGAGTACCGTTTGGATAGACAGAACATCGTTCACACTATCATCGGTAAGAAATCATTCGGTCCAGAGAAACTACAGGAGAACTTCAAGGCACTAATCGAAGCTATTATCAAGGCTAAGCCAGCTACAGCAAAGGGTCAGTACATGAAGAGCATCTCAGTTTCCACAACAATGGGACCTGGAATCAAGGTTAACCCTGCAATTCTTGACTAA
- a CDS encoding 50S ribosomal protein L11 codes for MAKKITGYIKLQIEAGKANPAPPVGPALGQHGVNIMDFCKQFNAKTQDQPGMIIPVVITVYADRSFSFITKTPPAAVLLKKAAGLASGSGEPNKTKVAKLSRAQVEEIAKTKMPDLNAANLESATSMIAGTARSMGIVVED; via the coding sequence ATGGCTAAGAAAATAACAGGCTACATTAAGTTGCAGATTGAAGCAGGCAAGGCTAATCCAGCGCCACCAGTAGGTCCGGCACTAGGTCAGCACGGTGTAAACATCATGGACTTTTGTAAGCAGTTCAATGCAAAGACACAGGATCAGCCAGGAATGATCATTCCAGTAGTAATCACTGTTTATGCGGACAGAAGCTTTTCGTTCATTACAAAGACACCACCAGCAGCAGTATTGCTAAAGAAAGCAGCCGGATTGGCTTCAGGTTCAGGAGAACCAAACAAGACAAAGGTTGCAAAGCTTTCAAGAGCACAGGTAGAAGAAATCGCAAAGACAAAGATGCCAGATCTTAACGCAGCTAACCTAGAATCAGCTACAAGCATGATTGCAGGAACAGCAAGAAGTATGGGAATCGTTGTCGAAGACTAA